The genome window AAGTTTCAAAAAAGAGCTAAACTATTACCTTACAGAATATGCAGGACGTCCGACCCCGCTTTACTTTGCAAAAAACCTCACTGAAAAAATAGGAGGGGCAAAAATTTATCTCAAAAGGGAGGATCTTCTCCACGGCGGGGCACACAAGATCAACAATACCTTGGGCCAGGCACTGCTTGCCAAAAGAATGAAGAAAAAGCGAATCATTGCAGAAACCGGTGCAGGACAGCACGGAGTCGCAACCGCGATGGCATGCGCATGCCTGGGATTGACGTCTGAGGTATACATGGGATACAAGGACACCATAAGGCAAAAGCTGAACGTATACAGAATGAATCTCCTAGGAAGCAAGGTCCATCCCGTAAAATCAGGTTCACAGACACTAAAGGATGCAATCAACGAGGCGATAAGAGACTGGATCACAAATGTAAAAGATACGTACTATCTGCTTGGTTCTGCAGTCGGCCCACACCCATATCCCGTAATGGTCCGTGACTTTCAATCAGTGATTGGCACGGAAATAATACAGCAGATGAAAAAAATAAACAAGAAAACTCCCGACACAGTAGTTGCGTGTGTCGGAGGAGGGTCCAATGCAATTGGAACATTTTATCCGTTAATTGACAGCGATACTGAAATCGTTGGAGTCGAAGCAGCAGGAAAGGGGCTGAAAACAGAATTTCATTCTGCCACGCTGAGCGCAGGATCAAAAGGGGTCTTGCATGGGATGATGACCTACCTGTTGCAGGACAAGGAGGGGCAGATAAAAGAAACTCACAGCATATCTGCAGGACTTGACTATCCAGGTGTTGGCCCGGAGCACGCTTTTTTAAAGGACGCAAATCGCGTAAAATACCGCAGTGCCACGGACAAAGAAGTAATCGAAGCGTTTTTGCTGCTGACGCGAACTGAGGGGATAATTCCAGCGCTTGAATCATCACACGCGATTGCAGAGGCAGTCAAAATTGCAAAATCAAAACCAAAGTCAGAGTCAATAGTTGTCACACTGTCAGGCAGGGGCGACAAAGATGTCGAAGTAGTTGAGGAATATGTCAGGAACATCAAGAATTCAAGATAAATTTTTAGAACTTGATTCTAAAAATGAAAAAGCCCTAATAATGTATGCCGTAGTTGGGTATCCAAATGAAAAAGACACACTTGCAGTAATCCGTGGGCTGATAAAGGGAGGGGCAGACATAATTGAGCTTGGTTTTCCGTTTTCTGATCCTCTGGCAGACGGCCTGGTAATACAAAATGCAAGCATGCTGTCACTTGACAAGGGAACCGATCTCGGGCAATTTTTTAGACTTGTGAGCAAAATCAGGCAGGAAAGCGACATCCCGCTCGTATTGATGACATACACAAACATCCTGTACCATCAAAACTATGAAAAATTCTTCAAGGAGATAAAAAACGCAGGAATTGATGGGGTCATCACTCCAGACATGACGATTGAAGAGTCAAAAGAGTACCTAAAAGCAGCCAGAAGTAATGCAATCGATACAATATTTTTAGTCTCACCAAACACTGACAAAAAAAGACTGGGAAGGATAATCAGGCAGACAACGGGCTTTCTATACCTGGTGGCAGTGTATGGAACTACAGGAGTTCAAAACAAAATTCAGCAATACACAATTGATGCTCTCAGAAACACAAAAAAATAGTTAACCGAAAAATTCCAGTAGGAATCGGCTTTGGCATTTCAACTCCAGAAGATGTCAGGCATTTCATAAAGCAGGGAGCAGACGCAGTCATAATTGGCAGTGCGCTAATAAAACTGGTGGAAAAAACCCCCACTTCAAAACTTGAGAAAACAGTCACCGAGTTTACAAAAAAACTAAAAAGCACGACAAAGATTAGCTGAGTTTTATTTTCTCGAATATTTTATCTTCATGCAGAGCAGTGTCAAATTAAAAATCAAGATTGCTATGTTGACTCCGACTATTATTTTATCATTGATCTCGACTCCGTAAAAAATCCACAAAACAGATCCTGTGGAAATTAAAATCATGAGATAGTATGAGACATCAGAAAGGCTTTTTGTTTTATAGCCGCGAATAATTTGCGGAATCCATCCGACAGTAACCATTACTGACGCGACAGTTCCAAGGACGATTATCCAGATTCCCTCAAAAAACACTTCTTTCAGACTAAATAATTGGTATTAGAATTTTGTCCTAGTATAAAGAATTAAAAATACCGATTTCCACTTGTAAATGTGCAGACAAAGTTCATTTTCGTTACCGGCGGAGTTATGTCTGGGCTTGGCAAAGGCGTTATGACGTCATCTATTGCCAAACTATTACAGTTATCAAATCAAAAGGTTTCCTGCGTAAAAATAGACCCTTACCTGAACTATGATGCAGGGACAATGAACCCAATTGCTCACGGCGAGGTCTTTGTCACCGAAGATGGGGGCGAATGCGACATGGACATTGGCAATTACGAGCGATTTTTGAACCAAAACATACCAAAGACTCACAACATCACGACTGCCCAGATTTACTCAACTGTGATCGAGGCAGAAAGACGTGGGGAGTACCTTGGCGCCTGCGTCCAAATAATTCCACATGTCACAGACGAAATCAAGCGAAGGATTAGAAAAATCGCAGAAGATGAAAAACTCGATATCCTAGTTGTGGAATGCGGTGGAACGGTAGGTGACATTGAGAGTCTTCCATTTTTAGAAGCACTAAGGCAGCTAAGACTTGAGGAAGGCTCGCAAAACGTGATATTTGTCCATGTGACACTTACGCCTTCACTTGATGTTGTAGGGGAACAAAAGACAAAACCGACACAGCACAGCGTACAAGAATTAAGGAGAATCGGTATCCAGCCAGACATCATTGCTGCAAGATGTTCCAGTCCCTTACACGAGTCTACAAAAAAGAAAATATCCATGTTTACAAACGTTACAACTCGCGATGTATTTTCATGTCATGATGTCGAATCAATTTTCATGGTTCCGCAAATTCTGTATGATCAGGGAATAGTTGATACGATATTTACAAAGTTTGGCAAATTTGGACTAGTCAACACCTCTGCAAATTGGGACAAATGGAACTCCATAGTAAACTCACTCCAGACCGCAGAAGGTAATGTCAAAATCGCAATGGTTGGAAAATACGTCACGCTTACAGACAGCTATGTTAGCGTAAACCATGCTCTAAAACACGCGGGAGCAAAAATTGGCAAGGTGGTTTCAATCGACTGGATTGACTCTGAAACAATCAACGGAAATGTCGATGACCTGTCAAAATATGACGGGGTGATAGTACCAGGGGGATTTGGCTCAAGGGGTGCAGAGGGAATAATCAAAACTGCAAATTACACTAGGGAGAAAAACATACCATACTTTGGAATTTGCTTTGGTTTTCAGCTTGCGGCAGTTGCCTTTGGAAGGCATATGTGCGATTTCAAAGACGCAAACTCGACTGAGCTTGACCAAAACACCACAAACCCAATAGTCGACTTGCTCCCAGAACAGAAAACCGTCTCAAATATGGGTGGATCACTGAGGCTTGGGGCACATGAAATTCTAGTAAAAGGCAACACACTTGCACACAAGACATACAATTCCGACAAGGTGATCCGACGACACAGGCACAGGTATGAAATCAACAAAAAATACATAGACGTTTTTGAAAAGAACGGAATGATTTTCTCAGCGGAAAGTGACAATGCCAAAAGAATGGAAATGCTAGAGATTCCGTCTCACAAGTTCTATTTTGGAGTGCAATTCCATCCTGAATTTAACAGTAGGCCAGGCTACCCCGAAGAGGCATTTGAAGCGTTTATCAGTGCAGCGTCAAAGTGATTAACATGTATGTCGCGCTAATAGATATCGAACTAAAAGAAAACACCGAAGATGAATTCAAGGCATGGATTGCTGAAACAAACAAGGTGCTATTGAAATTACCCGGATTCGTTAACAGAAGGCTGATAAAATCAGACGATGGGAAACACGGGTTAATAGTAGAATTTGCAGACAAGGAATCGCACGCAAAGATACACCAGACAAAAGAACACAATGAGATCCGCAGGCAGCTGACTGGTTTTCTCAAAAAAGCACCATCGCCAAACTTCTACTATGTTATCTCGCAATAAAGAATCAGTTAAGCTGATGATCTTTTGCAATACCTAGTAGTCTTTTATTGCTTTTAGCAGTTCGACATCAGAAAATATAATGTGCTCAGGATAGCAGTTTAGCATTTTTCCATTTTTAATTTTGGTAAAGCTCCACTTTTTGCATGTTGTGTCGTATTCCAGCTTGCTATTGTCAAATTTCCAGTCAAATCCATTTCCCACTGCACTTGTCGGGTAATGATGTCCTCGAACTAGGGTTATTGTGTCAGTTTGGTAGTTAGCAGACACTTTGGCATACAGCGCATTTGGATAAAGATACAAAACGCGTGGATGACTAGTTATTGCGTCAAACTCGGTCTGCGTCACGTATTCGTTGTGCAAGACAATTACTTTTTTGTATTTGGAAAGAATTTTCGGGTTTGAATCTACCGCAACATCGGTGATGGTGTGATACCCCAACAAGTTAAAGACCTTTATCGCATTAGAAGAGCTGGAATAGCCGTGGGGCGTAGTGTATTTGATTTGTTTTGTTAGGCATTTTGTGTCACATTCACCGCGATAGTACGTGTAAAACCCCGGCTCGTCATATGCAGATTTAGTAAAAATCGGAACTATGACAACTGCGTCCTTCTCAGATACCATTAGTCTTTTGTACGTCTCGGTTTGGTTTGAGCGCAGTTCAAATTGTATATCTCTTGGGATCTTCTCGCCATTCACAATTATGAAGTCTTTTTTGTATGCAAACGTCCTAAAAAGCGGAGAATGTCCTGAGAATTCATGCTCCTTGTAGTCACTTATGTTGAATTTTGATTTTGAGGAAATCTTAATTGAGCCATCTTTGAGCCCCGCCTTTATTTTGTTAAAAAAATCTGCGTCGGAAACTTCTCCAAGATTCCATTTTTTTGTATCTTTTTTTATGGCATCTGGGATTTGGGATGGGCCGTCAACTAGGGTTATCTTGATTTTTTCTCTTACGCCAATCCATAACAATGAGGATTCGAGCTGGGCAGCAGGTATCTTGTCGTTGGCCCACCATCTAAGATTCTGGATTATCCAGTATGGGACCTTTGTCTCTGCAAACGCAGTAGAGCTAAAAGTCACACACAGTAAAAGTAAGATGGTTGCAATAGAAATTAGTTTGATATGCATCATGGCTAATTGGAAATCTCGTATATTTTCTGTCTTGCATCTCTAATTGAAATCTTCTTTTTGACATAACCCTTGTCTAAAAGGTGCCTCAGGGCAAGGCGCACAGTTCTGTCCGGAAGCAGGGTTTTAGCCGCAAGCTCCCTCTGTGTCAGTATTCCTTCGTATTCAAGGGTCTTTAGCAATAGTTTTGAGCTTGGAGGCATGTTGAGCAGATCCTCCGCAAGCCTTACTTTCTTTGTGAGGGCAGATACTGCTGAGGAATCTTTTTTCATTTTTATGATTCTTGCAGGTGGGTCTGATTTTGCGCATTCTAAGGTATTTACTATTTTGAATCTGTCAATGCCGTCAAGAATTACTTCACAGTACAGTCTTGCGGAGATGTCATCTATTTCCACCACGCTCGTGTCTGGCACTATGAGTGGTCTTCTTGTGATGTCAAGCGAGTTTACCGAAACAATTCCAAACACTGGCGAGTCCTGAAATATCATTGGCCCTCCAGCAGACATCGAATATGCAGAGGAGCCAATAGGTGTCGATATGATTATTCCATCACTACTGTCGTGCCACACTTCCTCCCGGTTTACCCGAAGTATGTGCTCCATCAGCATTGCGCTTTTTGATGGAAATACAGCTACATCGTTTAGCACCGAAGATACGGGCTTTCCATCTATTTTGACCCCAAGTCTTGTAAATTCACTTGTCTCATAGTCTTGTTTTTTTATGCGGTTAACGTAAGATGAGAACTCTTTTAGATCAATTTGTGCCAAAAATCCACTTGTCTCAGATTCACTCAC of Candidatus Nitrosotenuis sp. DW1 contains these proteins:
- the trpB gene encoding tryptophan synthase subunit beta, whose protein sequence is MKSRFPKDGRFGEFGGKYIPETLVPAIEELEENYLKIKNDKSFKKELNYYLTEYAGRPTPLYFAKNLTEKIGGAKIYLKREDLLHGGAHKINNTLGQALLAKRMKKKRIIAETGAGQHGVATAMACACLGLTSEVYMGYKDTIRQKLNVYRMNLLGSKVHPVKSGSQTLKDAINEAIRDWITNVKDTYYLLGSAVGPHPYPVMVRDFQSVIGTEIIQQMKKINKKTPDTVVACVGGGSNAIGTFYPLIDSDTEIVGVEAAGKGLKTEFHSATLSAGSKGVLHGMMTYLLQDKEGQIKETHSISAGLDYPGVGPEHAFLKDANRVKYRSATDKEVIEAFLLLTRTEGIIPALESSHAIAEAVKIAKSKPKSESIVVTLSGRGDKDVEVVEEYVRNIKNSR
- the trpA gene encoding tryptophan synthase subunit alpha, with the protein product MSGTSRIQDKFLELDSKNEKALIMYAVVGYPNEKDTLAVIRGLIKGGADIIELGFPFSDPLADGLVIQNASMLSLDKGTDLGQFFRLVSKIRQESDIPLVLMTYTNILYHQNYEKFFKEIKNAGIDGVITPDMTIEESKEYLKAARSNAIDTIFLVSPNTDKKRLGRIIRQTTGFLYLVAVYGTTGVQNKIQQYTIDALRNTKK
- a CDS encoding tryptophan synthase subunit alpha; translated protein: MSTPEDVRHFIKQGADAVIIGSALIKLVEKTPTSKLEKTVTEFTKKLKSTTKIS
- a CDS encoding SemiSWEET family sugar transporter; this translates as MFFEGIWIIVLGTVASVMVTVGWIPQIIRGYKTKSLSDVSYYLMILISTGSVLWIFYGVEINDKIIVGVNIAILIFNLTLLCMKIKYSRK
- a CDS encoding CTP synthase, with translation MQTKFIFVTGGVMSGLGKGVMTSSIAKLLQLSNQKVSCVKIDPYLNYDAGTMNPIAHGEVFVTEDGGECDMDIGNYERFLNQNIPKTHNITTAQIYSTVIEAERRGEYLGACVQIIPHVTDEIKRRIRKIAEDEKLDILVVECGGTVGDIESLPFLEALRQLRLEEGSQNVIFVHVTLTPSLDVVGEQKTKPTQHSVQELRRIGIQPDIIAARCSSPLHESTKKKISMFTNVTTRDVFSCHDVESIFMVPQILYDQGIVDTIFTKFGKFGLVNTSANWDKWNSIVNSLQTAEGNVKIAMVGKYVTLTDSYVSVNHALKHAGAKIGKVVSIDWIDSETINGNVDDLSKYDGVIVPGGFGSRGAEGIIKTANYTREKNIPYFGICFGFQLAAVAFGRHMCDFKDANSTELDQNTTNPIVDLLPEQKTVSNMGGSLRLGAHEILVKGNTLAHKTYNSDKVIRRHRHRYEINKKYIDVFEKNGMIFSAESDNAKRMEMLEIPSHKFYFGVQFHPEFNSRPGYPEEAFEAFISAASK
- a CDS encoding antibiotic biosynthesis monooxygenase family protein translates to MYVALIDIELKENTEDEFKAWIAETNKVLLKLPGFVNRRLIKSDDGKHGLIVEFADKESHAKIHQTKEHNEIRRQLTGFLKKAPSPNFYYVISQ
- a CDS encoding NAD(+)/NADH kinase — protein: MHIGISGSTPSDLAVKTIKTVLDDYGMDSVYVGNKSRKDVDCIIVTGGDKGVRNYFHKTQDPQIPILGVSESETSGFLAQIDLKEFSSYVNRIKKQDYETSEFTRLGVKIDGKPVSSVLNDVAVFPSKSAMLMEHILRVNREEVWHDSSDGIIISTPIGSSAYSMSAGGPMIFQDSPVFGIVSVNSLDITRRPLIVPDTSVVEIDDISARLYCEVILDGIDRFKIVNTLECAKSDPPARIIKMKKDSSAVSALTKKVRLAEDLLNMPPSSKLLLKTLEYEGILTQRELAAKTLLPDRTVRLALRHLLDKGYVKKKISIRDARQKIYEISN